Below is a window of Pangasianodon hypophthalmus isolate fPanHyp1 chromosome 28, fPanHyp1.pri, whole genome shotgun sequence DNA.
AAGACTAATGACTCAGAGGCGCGTCCTGGACATTAGACACAGGGTGGTAAATGGAGGGAGCGGGGGCAAGAACACAGTAACTGCCCCCTCTGTGTGTACACCTGTCCTCACCTGCGCTCCGGGATTTAACTTCTCAGCCAGAAGAGTTCAAATCTGCTTTATTAGTGCTTTATTTCACCTTTAATCCCGATacagcaggtcatgtgactcaaaCCGTATTGCTCAGATTATCACATTGCATAGAAAAACACACGATTGTTCCCTTTTAATGTATATCTGTGTATCCATGTGGTAGAAATAAAAAGTGCTGGTCATCacaaggttgtgagttcaaatcccatcaCCGACAGAGAACCATTTTTGGTCCCCAAAGAAAAGGCTTTTAACCTGTAATTATCATAATAATCAGCTCAGCATTCTGACTGAAGTAAAGCTCTGTTCTAgtgcgagttcaaatcccagcactgacAAAGAGCCTTTAACCCATAAACCTtgtaaaaactttttaaaattaaggctctgttcaagtgatcagaaggttgtaagttcaaatcccagcccTGACAGAGAGGCAACACAGGCTCCCTAAGTGAAGATCCTTAACCCATAACAGCTCTGCTTTGGgtgtttttttcaaaaattatgGCTCTGTTGTAatgaccagaaggttgtgatTTCAAACCCCAACACTGGCAGAGAGCCACTGAAAGGCCCTTAATCCACAGTGAGCTCAAAAGGAAAGACTTCATTCCACTTCCACTATAAAGATGCCTGGCTGAAGAGCTGAACTGAATGACGCTGTATTAGTGACCAGACGGTTGTGGGTTCAAAGCCCAGTGTGGTCAGAAAGACACTGTTCAGATTGGATTAAGTCTTTTTGTAGTGGTGAGTGGTGGCCATGGTTCTTTGCTGGTGTCCAGGAGGGTTGTGAGCTCAGATCCCAAAGTCACAGATCTGTGAAGCAGTGTTGAGATGAGCTTTGTGCGTGTAACCAGTGACAGGTGCTTACAGCTTGGACATCACTGAGtggaaggttgtgggttcaaatcCCTGCGTGAATGTATTTAAAGTGCCTTTTTGATCCTCAGGTCagtttaaaggaacagtttgacaaaaaaaaaaaaaaaagaaagtccaCCTTAAAACAAACTGGTCCGAAATCAGTGTGAGCactaggcatgtgctgatattgtgtttttacaccttttttaaatcacagtttATGATATTATcaggatatatttttaatacattactAATAATCTAATAGGCTTAAGTTGCATAGTGTCACCTGCAATCGGAGCATTCTGTAGTGTGGAGAATATTACGATATGATTATCAGAACATGCCTAatggtctctcacacacacacacacacacacacgtttgctGTATTTATAGGAAATAGTTTCCACTGTGTATGTACTCGTCTGTCCCTGAGCCTGCACATGCTGACTGATGACACGCAGTCCTTCAGGTCGTTCTGGTCCTGTGACGGAGCCCTAACCGTTCCGGTATGTTTGGCGTGGCCACGCCCACCGACTTCATCAGCATCCAGGCGTAATCAGGGTGTAATGTGACACCACATGCACACGCCACACGGCCTGTATTTCCTGCTGGCTTGGTGTGGGTCTGCTGCGTCTGTGACCACGCTCTCCACCTCCAGACCTTCACCGTCTCAGTGTGCTCCAAGCACTTCCTCTTAGAAATGTCTGAAAAATTTGTATTGGAATATTTTGTGCCAATGTAAAAAACTTAATAAAGAGAATGTTGAAAGAAATGTCTGGGAGGTTTATTCGATCAGCtggcaaatataataaaaataaaaatattaataataataaagaagtaCAGGTAAATGTGGTGTCGCTTTCTGGCGTGCTGTAAACGTGCAGCTCTTTAATTCCGTCTCCGTGATGAACTCGTTAACGTGCTGCTGCGATCCTTAAAGCGGCCAGAAAAACGTAAACGTTTGCGGTTTATAGATGCGGAGGCTTTCCGATGTCCACGATGATTTTGGTGTACAGTCTGTTTTTCTCCCAGCTCACCACGCTGTAGCTGAGCGAGTTGATGCCGTCTTTCTCCATCGTCTCTCTCGTGTAGGAGATTTGGGTGAACCTGCGAATGAACAGAGACCCCATCAcatacgagtgtgtgtgtgcgtgtgtgtgtgtgtgtgagtgtgtgtgtgtgtgtgtgtgtgtgtgagagtgtgtgtgtgagtgtgtgagtgtgtgagtgtgagagtgtgtgtgtgtgagtgtgtgtgtgtgtgtgtgtgtgagtgtgtgtgagtgtgtgtgtgtgtgagagtgtgtgtgtgtgagtgtgtgtgtgtgtgagagtgtgtgtgtgtgtgtgtgtgagtgtgtgtgtgagagtgtgtgagtgtgtgtgtgtgtgtgagtgtgtgtgtgtgtgtatgtgtgtgtgagtgtgtgtgtgtgtgtgtgtgagtgtgtgagtgtgtgtatgtgtgtgagtgtgtgtgtgtgtgtgtgtgtgtgtgtgttagtgtgtgagtgtgtgtgtgagagtgtgtgagtgtgtgtgtgtgtgagagtgtgtgagtgtgtgtgtgtgtgtgtgtgtgtgagtgtgtgtgtgtgtgtgtgtgagagtgtgtgtgtgtgttagtgtgtgagtgtgtgtgtgagagtgtgtgagtgtgtgtgtgtgtgagagtgtgtgagtgtgtgtgtgtgagtgtgtgtgtgtgtgtgtgtgtgagagtgtgtgtgtgtgtgtgtgttagtgtgtgagtgtgtgtgtgagagtgtgtgagtgtgtgtgtgtgtgagtgtgtgtgtgtgtgtgcgtgtatgtgtgtgagtgtgtgtgtgtgtgtgtgtgtgagtgagtgtgtgagtgagtgtgtgtgtgtgtgtgtgtgtgtgtatgtgtgagtgcgtgtgtgtgtgtgtgagtgtgtgtgtgtgtgcgtgtatgtgtgtgagtgagtgtgtgtgtgtgtgtatgtgtgtgtgtgtgtgtgtgtgtatgtgtgtgtgtgagtgcgtgtgtgtgtgtgtgtgtgtgtgtgtgtgagagtgtgtgtgtgtgagtgtgtgtgtgagtgcgtgtgtgtgtgtgtgtgtgtgtgtgtgtgtgtgtgtgtgtgtgagagtgtatgtgtgtgagtgtgtgtgtgtgtgtgtgtgagagagtgtgtgagtgtgtgtgtgtgtgtgtgtgtgtgagagagtgtgtgagtgtgtgtgtgtgtgtgtgtgagagtgtgtgtgtgtgagtgtgtgtgtgtgtgagtgtgtgtgtgtgagagtgtgtgtgtgagtgtgtgtgagagtgtgtgtgtgtgagtgtgtgtgagagtgtgtgtgtgtgtgtgtgtgtgtgtgtgagagtgtgtgtgtgtgagtgtgtgtgtgagtgcgtgtgtgtgtgtgtgtgtgtgtgtgtgtgtgtgtgtgtgtgtgagagtgtatgtgtgtgagtgtgtgtgtgtgtgtgtgtgagagagtgtgtgagtgtgtgtgtgtgtgtgtgtgtgtgagagagtgtgtgagtgtgtgtgtgtgtgtgtgtgagagtgtgtgtgtgtgtgtgtgtgtgtgtgtgagagtgtatgtgtgtgagtgtgtgtgtgtgtgtgtgtgagagagtgtgtgagtgtgtgtgtgtgtgtgtgtgtgtgagagagtgtgtgagtgtgtgtgtgtgtgtgtgtgtgtgagagtgtgtgtgtgagtgtgtgtgtgtgttacctctgAGGGTTGGGTTGGTTCAGCTTGTCTCTCACATGACGAATCATCTTACACATCCCGATGTTGTGATCGGGTCGGGTGATGGACATTCCCTGAAGCAACAAACTACGAAAAGAAAGCACGCTAATTAatgaagggtgtgtgtgtgtgtgtgtgtgtgtgtgtgtgtgtttgtggctcaCCGGTTGTAGATGTCGTCGTCCTCACCCCCCCAGCCCCAGTAGTTATTCGAGAAGCCGTTGATCTTCAGGTATTGCTCTTTACTTAGAGACGACACACCGCCGAAATAATGATTATATGgtaaactaaacacacacacacacacacacacacacacactataacccAGTGTACACAAAACCTTCACAGATCAAAGTGCTGAAACTCATAAATAAGcaatatacatacaaacaaaaaaactgaatagtgtaaaatatatattaaaaaatattcagaaaactgaatggatttaattgtttttaatgttttgtttccaCTCCTAGTTAGCTACCAAGAGTTTTATAGCTCTTATCATTACTGTTTCCTATTAGCAAAATATCTAGCATAAGGTGTTTAGCTTTAACACGAACTGGACAAACACAAATCAGCCTGCATTCTTCTCTACATATTTAAAGTGATTTATTATAACATGAATGATTTCTTTCCTGGTGTGTGTTGGCAagttcattttacacacacacacacacacacacacacacacacacagagtgttctCATATACTGATGCATTCTTTAGTGCTGATTAGCAGGACAGgttgtgcctgtgtgtgtgtgtgtgtgtgtggtgtgtgtgtgtgtgtgtgtgtcacacctGCTGTAATTACCGTGCTGATTGCTGATCAGAGTTCCATACAGACAACTAACGCTAATTAACACGAGCCACTGATTAATATAAATGATCACCAAACACAGGGACACTGAACACGTGCGACTTCTAGCTGTGGGTTCAAATCAGGGCGGGGTCAcgtgggggcggagcttcgacGTTTTCGGTTAATGTCAGACGATAATTATGTTGGGAAATGTAAATGATTCGGAATCCAGTCTGACTGAAATCGGTTTAGCAATTTGATGTGATAAATCCAATCACAAACAGCTAAAACTCCACCCACCCCTTGACCCCGCCCCTTGACTGCGTCCCTTCTGTCACTCAATCATCATTCAAacccatgattttttttttcctcactgcttttatttttacagcttttttcctctcctgctGTTTCAAATTATTCCAACATACGACATGAATTAGCTAATTTAcgaagttttttttcttgtgcaaCTAAGCATACAATTTAACAGATTTTGGATGGAAacagaaatattgaaatattgttttaaacacatttacaaaatttaTGCTAATATTACTGTTCCTGTGTTGTTAGCAATCGTGAAAGTAGTGACGATCCCCCTCTTCCTAAACCCCAGTTTAAATTCTGTCTATAGTGCTACGTTCCAAGTAAGTAGTGAAATTTACGcccagtgcattctgggtaatacACGCAGTATTATCCTCGGAAGCTACGCAGTGTGTAACACTTGAGTCTTGTTAAGTCCAAATGCTAACATTACTAGCATTAGCTTACTTAATTTGTTTACTTCTTTGATCATGTTACAGgttttgcagaaaaatgtattaaatgttagTTATAACTATTAACAGGAATATAGTGTTTACACTAACACACGTTTCAAGTGAAGACTATTTAGCAGAAACTATTTAGCTGGCTAATGTTTATCTATCAGCATGAATCTTTGACCATGTATGGACAATGCTAGCAGGAAATGCTGCTAGGTGCTGAAAACTTCTACAGGCACATAGCAACGGTTGCTAAGCAATGATCAGCGGATAAGCatgtatgtttttatgcatttttcgAATTTCTGTGCTGTTTCCTTTTCAGATTTCTGCATGAACATTTAAAATTAGCATAAAAACAAATAGTGGGAAatcacacttctctctctctctctctctctctctctcttttgcttttatttttttacttgaagCCGAATTTGTCCATGGCCACAGAGAGGTGTCTCGGCTGGTCGTAGCACTTGTAGAGGTTTCGGTCGTCTATGGGGATGATATCGATGTCGCTGAAGACGAAACAGTCGTAGTGGTAATCCTTCAGAGCTTCCACGTAGCCCACGTTCAACAGCTTCGCTCGGTTAAAGGTTTCGTCAccgttctacacacacacacacacacacacacacacacacacatgtaacaATCTGATTTCTGAATCGAAGCATAACAATCGCTATCCACAAGCCCTCATGCTTTATCGCTAGAAATCTCAAATTAAGCATAAAGcatcattttgaatattttattctacactgaattgtttgtttatatatttttttatattttttgctcTGTTAGGCAACAAACAACAAAGAGGCAACAAACAACAggcaacaaacaacaaacaacagacAACAGACAACAAACAAcagacaacaaacaacaaacaacaggAAACAAACAACAGACAACAGGAAACAAACAACAGACAACAAACAACAGACAACAGACAACAAACAACAGGCAACAGACAACAAACAACaggaaacaaacaacaaacaacagacAACAAACAACAGGCAACAGACAACAAACAGGCAACAAACAAGAggcaacaaacaacaaacaacaggAAACAAACAACAGGAAACAAACAACAGACAACAAACAACAggcaacaaacaacaaacaacaggCAACAAACAACaggaaacaaacaacaaacaacaggCAATAAGCAACGAACAggcaacaaacaacaaaagcaGCGACATTTTGTACAATTTAAACAGATGCTATgtagagatttaaaaatatatttaacgtTAATCATGAATCCACTCCAGTGAGTAACTTTGCTAAAACTGGagctactctgtgtgtgtgtaaaggagtGTTTGCGCTCCATTCCAATGTTATTAACAGGTAAACACTTCTCGAGTACAGCGTGTGGAACGTGGTTAGAAACGGTGTACGTTACGGCACAAAGGAGAGTCActataaccaaaaaaaaacaagaatgatAAATATCAGCTGCTAAAGATGTGTACATTGGCTAATTagttaaatagaaaaaagaaaagcagattaGTTTATTTACACGTTATTTAATTGCGATGTTATTTAAACGTCACAGGATTGATctctgagagaaaataaaataatcatgttgGATGCAAACGAGCGAAACACAAATCCCAAGCGTGGACGCAGCAGCCGCACATTTCCCGTAACCGTAAACAAATCGCTCCATCGCTTCGTCCTCAGAGATCAGAACACACAAGAAAATCATCATCGACTTCTACCACAGCGCTGctaaattctggattctgattggccacaagaggttgattcattttctaccaGCTGATTGTGataggttatcgtttctatagcaaccgCTCATTCACAGCGACGTGTACGGTGAATTAAACTGTTgacatgatgaagttttctgttttttaagcAGATTGtaagtttatgtaacatgtatggaaggagtctccagtgtcagagtttaCAGTTTGCACGCTGAGGCAAAAACATGGAACTAGGAAACAGAACTGATGACgagtaaaagaaaaagttcagttaagacaaataagactagttGTTCTGTTAGGgaaaaagtaatggcaccctgtaaaaggaggaggagttagtgtgtgtctatgataTCGAtgtgctgcagtggctgagctgcgttaCTGGAAGATGCAGCACATGCCGTGCTTAGGAGGCACTCGTTCACCACTTAGTcgccattttgttgttttcagctctccttttatggagatttgtgggtgtggctaaatgtaaagTGAGAAACACTGAGAATGTGCATTAATCaacatgaagaaaatcagtgaaaCTTTTGCAAAAGTTTACTAAAAGATGTttcacaatatataatatatcatgatatttaagTTCACTGAGAATTTGCTAACAAAccggttttttttttaatgtcgtatatgtgatcatgtgatgtATCATGTGGTTAAAATATCGTGATAGTATTGTCATATCATATCGTCTCTTCCCACTGAGCTTTTCCAAGAGAAATGAGACTTTAAATTAGTCTGATGTAAGtagaggaaatgtgtgtgtgtgtgtgtgtgtgtgtgtgtgtgtgagacctgctCGATGACGTAGACGCCGTAGTCGAGCTGCTGTCTCTGCAGAATGGGGTGCATGTAGAAGAGCCAGTATGTGAGGTGcaactctctgtctctgaacgGGATGATGAGCGCCACCTTCTGCCGAGACACACACTCGCTCGGCCTGTAGTGTCCACCCAGAGACAGACGAGCGTCCGTCATCAACACGTCCAACTTCACCGGCCTGGAAAAGTCCACATGCAGCGGCCcctctgaaagagagagagagagagagagagagagagcgatgtaatgtaatgtaataaaacagataaaaatagatagtagatagatagatagatagatagatagatagatagatagattggttggttgatagatagatagatagatagattggatggttgatagatagatagatagatagatagatagatagatagatagattgattgattgactgatagatagatagatcgatagatagatagatagattggatggttgatagatagatagatagatagatagatagatagatagatagattgattgactgatagatagatcgatcgatagatagatagatagatagatagatagatagatagatagatagatagatagatagatagattggatggttgatagatagatagattgattgattgactgatagatagatcgatagatagatagatagatagatagatagatagatagattggatggttgatagatagatagatagatagatagatagattgattgattgacagatagatagatagatatatagatagatagatagatagatagattggttggttgatagatagatagat
It encodes the following:
- the LOC113525061 gene encoding beta-1,4-galactosyltransferase 1 isoform X1 — translated: MAEFHGSFGLLQRTCALLVAACVIHLSVVIVFYMRSFDIVARIPLPQHEPTGARETSARNRSAPDTPEVDAERNQTLQYCPETPPRLEGPLHVDFSRPVKLDVLMTDARLSLGGHYRPSECVSRQKVALIIPFRDRELHLTYWLFYMHPILQRQQLDYGVYVIEQNGDETFNRAKLLNVGYVEALKDYHYDCFVFSDIDIIPIDDRNLYKCYDQPRHLSVAMDKFGFNLPYNHYFGGVSSLSKEQYLKINGFSNNYWGWGGEDDDIYNRLLLQGMSITRPDHNIGMCKMIRHVRDKLNQPNPQRFTQISYTRETMEKDGINSLSYSVVSWEKNRLYTKIIVDIGKPPHL
- the LOC113525061 gene encoding beta-1,4-galactosyltransferase 1 isoform X2 codes for the protein MAEFHGSFGLLQRTCALLVAACVIHLSVVIVFYMRSFDIVARIPLPQHEPTGARETSARNRSAPDTPEVDAERNQTLQYCPETPPRLEGPLHVDFSRPVKLDVLMTDARLSLGGHYRPSECVSRQKVALIIPFRDRELHLTYWLFYMHPILQRQQLDYGVYVIEQNGDETFNRAKLLNVGYVEALKDYHYDCFVFSDIDIIPIDDRNLYKCYDQPRHLSVAMDKFGFNKEQYLKINGFSNNYWGWGGEDDDIYNRLLLQGMSITRPDHNIGMCKMIRHVRDKLNQPNPQRFTQISYTRETMEKDGINSLSYSVVSWEKNRLYTKIIVDIGKPPHL